The sequence below is a genomic window from bacterium 336/3.
TACCTTTTTCAATAATGAATGCTGTGGAATTGTTAGAAGTACGAGGTTCGCCTGTACGAGTCATAACAACAGCAACATTTCCTGTTTTGCCATGTGTAATAAAATTTTTAGAACCGTTGATGATATAATAATCACCATCTTGAACAGCAACTGTACGCATATTGCTTGCATCGGAACCAGTATTGGGTTCAGTAAGCCCCCAAGCTCCAATCCATTCGGCAGTAGCAAGTTTAGGTAAATAGCGTTGCTTTTGTTCTTCATTTCCAAACATTAAGATATGATTGGTACATAAAGAATTATGAGCTGCCATAGAAAGCCCAATAGAAGGGTCTGCTTTGGATAGCTCAACAATAGCTGTTACATATTCTTTGTATCCTAAGCCAGCTCCTTGATATTCTGTGGGTACAAGCATACCCATCAAACCCATTTCACCTAATTTTTTGAATACATCCACAGGAAATTCTTGGCTTTCATCCCAGTCCATTACTTTTGGAAGGATATTGATTTTAGCAAAATCTTTTACAGATTTAGCAATTTCATCTAATAATTCGTTGCGTTCTAAGGTTTCAGCTACCATGACCGTATTTTGAGTTTGTGTTTATGACTACAAAGATAGGAAAATGTTGGAAATATTACATCAATTCTAAAAAAATTACAAAAGTTGTATTTAAGTAACCTCAATGAAGACTTTGTGTTTAAAAGAATTGTTTTTTTCAAAATTTCTCTTAAAATTTACCATTCTTAGTCCAAAAATAAATATTTCAATGTTATGAAAACAATCTGTTTGATTTTATGGGTGAGCTTATCTTTACAAACAGGAATGGCTCAAAAACTGATTATGGATATTTTAGACCCAACAGGTGCAAACCAAAACATGAGTTCTGGGGTAAATAGGTCGGAAATAGTAGGAAGTGTATATCTAACAGACTGGCAAGAAGGGTATCTGATGTATGGACAAACCAAAGAAAAGAAAACAATGCGTTATAATGTATATAAAGATGCATTGCATGTAAAAGATGCTCAAAAGAAAGAGATTATAATACAAGAAGGACAAGTAGAGCGATTTATTATTGTAGATAAAAATGTAGAATATAACTTCAGATGGTTAAATAATATACCTAAAATAAATTATGGGTATGTTCAAATTATTTATGAAAATCAAGTAAAACTCTATTACAGGCATCACAGAAGACAAAAACAATCTGTTTCTG
It includes:
- a CDS encoding acyl-CoA dehydrogenase; its protein translation is MVAETLERNELLDEIAKSVKDFAKINILPKVMDWDESQEFPVDVFKKLGEMGLMGMLVPTEYQGAGLGYKEYVTAIVELSKADPSIGLSMAAHNSLCTNHILMFGNEEQKQRYLPKLATAEWIGAWGLTEPNTGSDASNMRTVAVQDGDYYIINGSKNFITHGKTGNVAVVMTRTGEPRTSNNSTAFIIEKGTPGFSAGKKENKLGMRASETTELVFDNVRVHKSQILGNIGDGFHQAMKILDGGRISIAALSLGIAVGAYEAALQYAKEREQFGQSISKFQSIAFKLAEMATEIEASRLLIFHSAELKDKGLPVTQASAMAKYYASEACVKIANEAVQIFGGYGYTKDFPVEKFYRDSKLCTIGEGTTEIQKLVISRNILK